A DNA window from Aestuariispira ectoiniformans contains the following coding sequences:
- a CDS encoding carboxymuconolactone decarboxylase family protein, whose product MEARMKSPAMVLPDALQALLALNKAVETDDMPYTTHKLVQLRASQINGCGVCVHMHANELRKVDETDERIYSVAGWRDTPFYTEAERAALALTESMTRLADQSDAVPDPIWDEVCRHYDERARSSLILSIAMINLWNRVNAAVRQVAGDWG is encoded by the coding sequence ATGGAAGCAAGAATGAAAAGCCCGGCTATGGTTCTCCCGGATGCCTTGCAGGCGTTGCTGGCCCTGAACAAGGCGGTGGAAACCGATGATATGCCCTACACGACGCATAAGCTGGTGCAGCTTCGCGCCAGTCAGATCAACGGCTGCGGCGTCTGTGTTCACATGCATGCCAATGAATTGCGCAAGGTGGATGAAACTGATGAGCGGATTTATTCGGTGGCCGGTTGGCGTGATACGCCCTTCTACACGGAGGCCGAACGTGCGGCCCTTGCCCTGACCGAGTCGATGACACGGCTGGCCGATCAGTCGGATGCCGTGCCCGATCCGATCTGGGATGAGGTCTGCCGTCATTATGATGAAAGGGCGCGGTCGTCGCTTATCCTGTCGATTGCGATGATCAACCTGTGGAACCGTGTGAATGCGGCAGTGCGTCAGGTGGCTGGCGACTGGGGCTAA
- a CDS encoding DMT family transporter has protein sequence MASQAATEIIDRRSDRPGRGILLMCIGVATLILLEMSAKSAAAAGVPVAQTVWVRFAVHLLAFALIFGPRMGKNLIATANLKIQLARSLLLLLMTLASFLALKHLQMAQVTSIGFATPLLVAALSVPILKEVVGFHRWSAILVGFLGVLLVVRPGMDGMHWAMLVLLGGITCYSFYLILTRQIAGKEDPVTSVFYTALFGAIFMSLPMPWVWQTPETGQAWAFMLLTGIFGGFAHFLIIIAHQYAPASLLAPFYYTQIVWSVLVGFIAFGDKPDGFTIAGAGVVIASGLYLMAREKRTKRRA, from the coding sequence ATGGCGTCTCAGGCAGCAACCGAAATCATCGACCGACGAAGTGACCGCCCCGGCCGGGGTATCCTGCTTATGTGTATTGGCGTGGCGACGCTGATCCTGCTGGAGATGAGCGCCAAGAGCGCGGCGGCGGCCGGTGTGCCCGTCGCGCAGACTGTCTGGGTCCGTTTCGCCGTTCACCTGTTGGCCTTCGCGCTTATTTTTGGCCCGCGCATGGGCAAGAATCTGATCGCAACCGCCAACCTGAAGATTCAGCTTGCCCGTTCCCTTTTGCTTCTCCTGATGACACTGGCGTCCTTCCTGGCCCTGAAGCATCTGCAAATGGCGCAGGTCACGTCAATCGGCTTCGCCACGCCCCTGCTGGTCGCGGCACTTTCTGTGCCGATCCTCAAGGAAGTGGTCGGCTTTCACCGCTGGAGTGCGATCCTGGTCGGCTTCCTCGGTGTCCTTCTGGTCGTCCGTCCGGGGATGGACGGCATGCATTGGGCGATGCTTGTCCTGTTGGGCGGGATTACCTGCTATTCCTTCTATCTCATCCTGACCCGGCAGATTGCGGGCAAGGAAGACCCGGTCACATCGGTGTTCTATACCGCCCTTTTCGGTGCGATCTTCATGTCTTTGCCGATGCCCTGGGTCTGGCAGACGCCGGAGACGGGTCAGGCCTGGGCCTTCATGCTGTTGACCGGAATTTTTGGCGGCTTTGCCCATTTCCTGATCATCATCGCCCATCAATATGCCCCCGCCAGCCTGCTGGCGCCGTTCTATTACACCCAGATTGTCTGGTCCGTTCTGGTGGGTTTCATCGCCTTTGGCGACAAGCCGGATGGGTTTACCATTGCCGGGGCGGGCGTCGTCATTGCAAGCGGCCTCTATCTGATGGCTCGCGAAAAACGGACCAAAAGGCGGGCCTAG
- the tcyN gene encoding L-cystine ABC transporter ATP-binding protein TcyN, which yields MSMIEVKGLKKSFRDNEVLKGVDLTVDKGEVLAIIGPSGSGKTTLLRCLNVLEEPSAGTIRIAEVSIDASKPLKGQKAKIRDLRQHAGFVFQNFNLFPHKTVLENVIEGPIIVKKEAREIAVQRAEKLLSKVGLADKADAYPSALSGGQQQRVAIARALAMEPDVVLFDEPTSALDPELVGEVLSVIRDLASEHRTMIIVTHEMAFARDVADRAIFMADGVIVEEAAAKDLFTNPKRERTQRFLRKILDQS from the coding sequence ATGTCGATGATCGAAGTGAAGGGACTTAAGAAGTCCTTCCGCGATAACGAAGTCCTTAAAGGCGTTGACCTGACCGTCGACAAGGGAGAGGTTCTTGCCATTATCGGGCCCAGTGGCTCCGGCAAGACAACCCTGCTTCGCTGTCTGAATGTCCTTGAGGAGCCAAGCGCGGGCACCATCAGGATTGCAGAAGTCTCGATTGACGCATCAAAGCCGCTGAAAGGGCAGAAAGCAAAAATCCGGGACCTGCGCCAGCACGCCGGCTTCGTCTTTCAGAACTTCAATCTGTTCCCGCATAAGACCGTTCTTGAAAATGTGATCGAAGGTCCGATTATCGTCAAAAAAGAAGCTCGGGAAATAGCGGTTCAGCGCGCAGAAAAGCTTTTGTCCAAGGTCGGCCTGGCTGACAAGGCAGATGCCTATCCGTCCGCCCTTTCCGGTGGCCAGCAACAACGTGTCGCCATCGCACGGGCCCTGGCGATGGAACCCGACGTGGTCCTGTTCGACGAACCGACATCCGCCCTTGACCCGGAACTGGTCGGCGAAGTCCTGTCCGTCATCCGCGACCTTGCATCGGAACATCGCACCATGATCATCGTCACCCATGAAATGGCCTTCGCCCGCGACGTGGCGGACCGGGCAATTTTCATGGCCGACGGCGTTATCGTGGAAGAGGCCGCCGCAAAGGACCTGTTCACCAACCCGAAACGCGAACGCACCCAACGCTTCCTGAGGAAAATCCTGGATCAGTCCTAG
- the tcyL gene encoding cystine ABC transporter permease: protein MDKAIELVMQSAPFLVKGAVYTVGLSIGGMVLGLALAFLIALMRLSPVKPLQWTARAYVSFIRGTPLIVQLFLIYYGLAQYGLRLDPITSALIGFTMNIGGYASEILRSAIASIDKGQWEAAYSIGMTPAQAMRRSILPQAMRVALPPLGNTFISLVKDTSLAATIQVPELFRQAQLITARTYEVFTMYLAAAALYWLLSTGLSYVQNRMEIRANRHVRAN from the coding sequence ATGGACAAAGCCATCGAATTGGTGATGCAGTCGGCTCCCTTCCTGGTGAAGGGGGCCGTCTACACGGTGGGACTCAGCATCGGCGGCATGGTCCTGGGCCTGGCACTTGCCTTCCTGATTGCCCTGATGCGGCTTTCACCGGTAAAGCCCCTGCAATGGACCGCGCGCGCCTATGTGTCTTTCATCCGCGGCACGCCGCTGATCGTGCAGCTTTTCCTGATCTATTACGGTCTTGCCCAATATGGGCTGCGGCTGGACCCGATTACCTCGGCGTTGATCGGCTTTACCATGAATATCGGTGGCTATGCCTCAGAAATCCTGCGCAGCGCCATCGCCTCCATCGACAAGGGCCAGTGGGAAGCCGCCTATTCCATCGGCATGACACCGGCACAGGCCATGCGCCGGTCGATCCTGCCGCAGGCCATGCGCGTCGCCCTGCCGCCCCTGGGCAATACGTTTATCAGCCTGGTGAAGGATACCTCGCTCGCCGCCACCATCCAGGTGCCGGAATTATTCCGTCAGGCACAGCTTATCACCGCGCGGACCTATGAGGTCTTTACCATGTATCTGGCCGCAGCGGCGCTATACTGGCTGCTTTCCACCGGCTTGTCCTATGTCCAGAACCGTATGGAAATTCGCGCCAACCGCCATGTGAGGGCAAACTGA
- the tcyJ gene encoding cystine ABC transporter substrate-binding protein, translating into MTLSNLRDILAPVAVVATLLSSFTAASAEDTGLLKQIEERGSIQVGLEATYPPFNYQDENGELVGYEVDFAKALAGKLGVKAEFVPTKWDGMLAGLETKRFDIITNQVTITKERQEKYDFTQPYTVSGIQVITTKDKENDFKSPADLAGKVVGVGLGSNYEDWLKANVPDAEVATYDENANKLQDLRVGRIDAFLNDRLAVNYLLQQSDGKVVAAGDPFDKQRMGVALRKGNEDLLAALNKAIDDLRADGTLAAISTKWFGLDVTK; encoded by the coding sequence ATGACCTTGTCCAACCTGCGGGACATTCTGGCACCGGTGGCCGTTGTCGCCACCCTGCTCAGCAGCTTTACGGCCGCGTCCGCTGAAGATACCGGCCTTCTGAAACAGATCGAAGAACGCGGCAGCATCCAGGTTGGCCTGGAAGCCACCTACCCGCCGTTCAACTATCAGGATGAAAATGGCGAACTGGTCGGCTATGAGGTCGATTTCGCCAAGGCACTGGCAGGGAAGCTGGGCGTGAAGGCCGAATTCGTTCCCACCAAATGGGACGGCATGCTGGCCGGCCTGGAAACCAAGCGCTTTGACATCATCACCAACCAGGTGACGATCACAAAAGAGCGCCAGGAGAAATATGATTTCACCCAGCCCTATACCGTCTCCGGCATTCAGGTGATCACCACCAAGGACAAAGAGAACGACTTCAAAAGCCCGGCCGACCTGGCAGGCAAGGTTGTCGGCGTAGGTCTTGGCAGCAACTACGAAGACTGGCTGAAGGCAAACGTACCCGACGCAGAAGTCGCCACCTATGACGAAAACGCCAACAAGCTGCAAGACCTGCGCGTTGGCCGGATCGATGCATTCCTGAACGACCGTCTGGCCGTGAACTACCTGTTGCAGCAGTCCGACGGCAAGGTCGTGGCCGCAGGCGACCCCTTCGACAAGCAACGCATGGGCGTCGCTCTCCGCAAGGGGAATGAAGACCTGCTCGCCGCCCTGAACAAAGCCATCGACGATCTGCGCGCAGACGGCACCCTGGCCGCCATTTCCACGAAATGGTTCGGGCTGGACGTGACCAAATAA
- a CDS encoding helix-turn-helix transcriptional regulator, which yields MPPGFLEHYYATQLYKWCPVARAIHQWRRDYTFAEARAAILVGDPRAEKAERLFSNFGISDGVVLFSGRNSLRSATVLMSRLPVEQTFTTHGPMLAYAARCLERILHSGNATLERITRDDPRLSETQERILQMQIEHPEFTMAEMAELLGMSVKTLRSHHEKIAKKTNVSNFAGAVVERMTRAL from the coding sequence ATGCCGCCAGGGTTCCTTGAACATTATTACGCTACCCAGCTTTATAAATGGTGCCCGGTTGCACGTGCCATTCATCAGTGGCGGCGCGACTATACCTTTGCCGAGGCCCGCGCCGCAATTCTGGTTGGGGACCCCCGAGCGGAAAAAGCTGAACGGCTTTTTTCCAATTTCGGTATTAGTGATGGCGTGGTGTTATTCTCCGGGCGAAACTCGCTGCGTTCCGCCACAGTGCTGATGTCGCGCTTACCCGTTGAGCAGACCTTCACAACGCACGGCCCCATGCTGGCCTATGCGGCGCGCTGTCTTGAGCGGATTCTGCATAGTGGTAACGCGACCCTGGAGCGCATTACCCGCGATGACCCGCGTTTGTCTGAAACGCAGGAACGTATCCTGCAGATGCAGATCGAACATCCCGAATTCACGATGGCGGAGATGGCCGAATTGTTGGGGATGTCGGTGAAGACCTTGCGGTCCCATCATGAGAAGATTGCCAAGAAGACGAATGTCAGCAATTTCGCCGGTGCGGTTGTAGAGCGCATGACGCGGGCGCTTTGA
- a CDS encoding transporter substrate-binding domain-containing protein yields MKRISIWAVACLCLFGFVGAAQAEEPLRVAIEGAFPPFSYIAPDGLQGFDVDIAHALCEALERPCELKQQPWDGMIPGLRAQKYDAIVASMSITKERQKLVDFTRPYWFAASRFIGLKDTFEGDSPADFAGKTIGVQRGSIQDDYISAMYSDVDLRRYESQDDALLDLTSRRLDAVLAPSISVLDFLASEDGKAFDFFGKEHSDPAYFGIGAGIAVRKGDKALKEALNDALERLMSDGRYKAINAKYFAESIAP; encoded by the coding sequence ATGAAGCGGATTTCAATCTGGGCGGTTGCCTGTCTTTGTCTCTTTGGTTTTGTGGGTGCTGCGCAGGCGGAAGAACCGTTGCGTGTTGCCATCGAAGGGGCATTCCCGCCGTTTTCCTATATCGCGCCGGATGGATTGCAGGGCTTCGATGTTGATATCGCCCATGCCCTGTGCGAGGCGCTGGAGCGGCCCTGCGAATTGAAGCAGCAGCCCTGGGATGGAATGATCCCCGGCCTGAGAGCCCAAAAATACGACGCAATCGTCGCGTCCATGTCGATCACGAAAGAGCGCCAGAAGCTGGTTGATTTTACCCGGCCCTATTGGTTCGCTGCATCGCGTTTCATTGGTTTGAAAGACACTTTTGAGGGTGACAGTCCCGCGGATTTTGCCGGTAAGACCATCGGCGTACAGCGCGGGTCGATCCAGGATGATTACATCAGCGCGATGTACAGCGATGTGGACCTGCGCCGCTATGAGAGCCAGGACGATGCGTTGCTGGACCTGACGTCCCGCCGTCTGGATGCCGTGTTGGCCCCGTCCATTTCCGTGCTGGACTTTCTGGCGTCCGAGGACGGCAAGGCGTTTGACTTCTTCGGGAAAGAACATTCCGACCCGGCGTATTTCGGTATCGGGGCAGGCATTGCCGTCCGCAAAGGGGATAAGGCTTTGAAGGAGGCGCTGAATGACGCCCTGGAACGCCTGATGTCAGATGGCCGTTATAAGGCCATCAACGCGAAATATTTCGCCGAAAGCATCGCCCCTTAA
- a CDS encoding helix-turn-helix domain-containing protein produces MPLSGALPPKEYMMPHPTDVHVGRKVREARAARSMSQEQLGKKLGISFQQVQKYEKGTNRIGASRLYEISQHLQTPVSYFFDGLDEAHDDKVLPRRTIQLAHQIESIEDQVVRNQILNLIKSLNK; encoded by the coding sequence ATGCCACTTTCTGGTGCATTGCCGCCGAAGGAGTATATGATGCCGCACCCGACCGATGTCCATGTCGGACGTAAAGTACGTGAAGCCCGCGCTGCAAGAAGCATGAGCCAGGAACAGCTTGGCAAGAAGTTGGGCATTAGTTTCCAGCAGGTCCAGAAATACGAAAAAGGCACCAACCGTATCGGTGCCAGCCGTCTTTATGAAATTTCCCAGCACCTTCAGACGCCGGTAAGCTATTTCTTCGATGGCCTGGACGAGGCGCATGACGACAAGGTGCTGCCGCGCCGGACCATCCAGCTTGCCCATCAGATCGAATCCATTGAAGACCAGGTTGTCCGGAACCAGATTCTGAATCTGATCAAATCCCTGAACAAATAA
- a CDS encoding bifunctional acetate--CoA ligase family protein/GNAT family N-acetyltransferase produces the protein MTIRNLEHLFNPASVAVIGASKRPHSVGQTVMRNLLISGFDGPILPVNPHYDTVSGVLAYPDVASLPLAPDLAIICTPPKTVPDLIRQLGERGTRAAVVLTAGFEMIEEDGRDFRQECLDAAKPYLLRILGPNCVGILSPHINLNASFAPTISAPGKVAFVSQSGALATAALEWAKEKEVGFSHFVSLGNCWDVDFGDVLDFLGGDPHTHAVLLYMESLTSARKFMSAARAAARNKPVIIVKSGRDADGAAAAASHTGALAGADDIYEAAIRRAGLLRVDRVEDLFNAAELLGRGIRLHGNRLAVVTNGGGIGVMAADALSRHDARLAPLSDDTIQQLDAVLPSNWSRGNPIDIIGDAPAERYAACFDALTKAKEIDAVLLLQAPTAIVPTTEIAEALAEKLKDFRIPVLSCWLGGEPARKAAQIFSAARLSTFPSPEDAVDAFMQLVEFNQNQTMLTETPPSITDHTQPDKMAARAILDHAKAERREMLSEPEAKAILTHYGIPTVETRVVTDENEAVEIAQKLGYPVALKILSDEISHKSDVGGVVLDITSAPILCNVMDGMRNRVQRLKPDATIKGFTLQPMVRRPQSEEIIVGAKTDPVFGPVILFGHGGTATEITADRAIELPPLNLSLARQLVDRTRIGLRLKGYRDHKSADLDAIHDSLIKLSQLIIDLPDIEEIDINPLLADAQGVIALDARIRVCVDCAPEESRLVIHPYPQELEESVSLDDMTLVLRPIRPEDEAQHRAFLDKLTPEDIYFRFFGAIRQFEHTQLARLTQIDYDREMAFIAVADNAQGQEETLGVVRLVSDPDRVTAEFAIIVNSTIKGRGLGKLLMNKMIDHCRSQGIATIKGQVLAENKRMLALANSLDFEKHATEESGIWSVELHLKTEE, from the coding sequence ATGACCATCCGCAATCTGGAACATTTGTTCAATCCGGCATCCGTCGCCGTAATCGGCGCATCCAAACGCCCGCACAGCGTGGGCCAGACCGTGATGCGCAACCTGTTGATCTCCGGCTTCGACGGACCGATCCTGCCGGTTAATCCGCATTACGATACGGTTTCCGGCGTCCTCGCCTATCCGGATGTGGCAAGCCTGCCTCTTGCGCCCGACCTTGCCATAATCTGCACACCACCGAAGACGGTACCGGACCTGATCAGACAATTGGGCGAAAGGGGCACCCGCGCCGCCGTTGTCCTGACCGCCGGTTTCGAGATGATCGAGGAAGACGGCAGGGATTTCCGTCAGGAATGCCTGGACGCCGCAAAGCCCTACCTCCTTCGTATCCTCGGCCCCAATTGCGTCGGTATCCTTTCCCCTCATATCAACCTGAACGCAAGCTTTGCCCCGACCATTTCCGCGCCGGGCAAGGTCGCCTTTGTGTCACAGTCGGGCGCGCTGGCCACCGCCGCCCTGGAATGGGCGAAGGAAAAGGAAGTCGGTTTCTCCCATTTCGTATCGCTTGGTAACTGTTGGGACGTGGATTTCGGCGACGTTCTCGATTTCCTGGGTGGCGATCCGCATACCCATGCCGTGCTTCTCTATATGGAATCGCTCACCTCCGCGCGGAAGTTCATGTCCGCCGCCCGTGCCGCGGCCCGAAACAAGCCGGTCATCATCGTGAAATCCGGACGCGACGCCGACGGTGCGGCAGCCGCGGCCTCCCACACCGGCGCCCTGGCCGGTGCGGACGACATTTACGAAGCCGCCATTCGCCGTGCCGGCCTTCTCCGGGTTGATCGGGTCGAGGACCTGTTCAATGCGGCAGAATTGCTTGGCCGGGGCATCCGGCTGCATGGCAATCGTCTCGCCGTCGTCACCAACGGGGGTGGTATCGGCGTGATGGCTGCAGACGCGCTGAGCCGTCACGACGCCCGTCTTGCACCGCTGTCGGACGATACAATTCAACAGCTGGATGCGGTCCTGCCGTCCAACTGGTCCAGAGGCAATCCGATCGACATTATCGGCGACGCCCCGGCAGAACGCTATGCGGCCTGTTTCGATGCCCTGACAAAGGCCAAGGAGATCGACGCCGTCCTTTTATTGCAGGCCCCGACCGCCATTGTCCCGACCACGGAAATTGCCGAGGCACTGGCAGAAAAACTGAAAGACTTCCGGATACCGGTCCTGTCCTGCTGGCTGGGCGGGGAACCGGCGCGCAAGGCCGCGCAGATATTCTCTGCGGCACGCCTGTCCACCTTCCCGTCGCCGGAAGACGCAGTCGACGCCTTCATGCAACTGGTTGAGTTCAACCAAAACCAGACCATGCTGACAGAAACGCCGCCGTCCATTACCGATCATACACAGCCCGACAAAATGGCGGCCCGTGCCATTCTGGATCACGCCAAGGCGGAGCGGCGTGAGATGTTGAGCGAACCGGAAGCCAAGGCAATCCTTACGCATTACGGCATTCCAACCGTGGAGACCAGGGTTGTCACAGACGAAAACGAAGCCGTCGAGATCGCCCAGAAGCTGGGCTACCCGGTCGCCCTGAAAATCCTGTCAGACGAGATTTCACATAAGTCCGACGTGGGCGGTGTCGTGCTGGATATCACCAGCGCGCCCATTTTGTGCAATGTGATGGACGGCATGCGCAACCGGGTTCAACGCCTGAAACCGGACGCAACGATCAAAGGATTTACCCTGCAACCGATGGTTCGACGCCCGCAATCGGAAGAAATCATTGTAGGTGCAAAGACCGATCCGGTGTTCGGCCCGGTGATCCTGTTCGGGCATGGCGGCACCGCGACCGAGATTACAGCCGACCGGGCCATTGAATTGCCGCCGCTGAACCTGTCGTTGGCGCGGCAACTGGTGGATCGCACCCGCATCGGTCTGCGCCTGAAAGGATATCGTGATCATAAATCCGCAGATCTGGATGCCATCCATGACAGCCTGATCAAACTGTCCCAACTGATCATTGACCTTCCCGATATCGAGGAAATTGACATCAATCCGCTGTTGGCAGACGCGCAGGGCGTCATCGCCCTCGACGCCCGCATACGGGTCTGCGTTGACTGCGCGCCGGAAGAAAGCCGCCTCGTCATTCATCCCTACCCCCAGGAATTGGAGGAAAGCGTATCCCTGGATGACATGACGCTGGTCCTGCGGCCGATCCGACCGGAAGACGAGGCCCAGCATCGCGCCTTTCTCGACAAGCTGACGCCGGAGGATATCTATTTCCGTTTCTTCGGCGCCATCAGGCAGTTCGAACACACCCAACTGGCCCGCCTGACCCAGATCGACTATGACCGCGAAATGGCCTTCATCGCCGTGGCAGACAATGCGCAGGGCCAGGAAGAAACCCTGGGCGTCGTGCGCCTGGTCAGCGACCCCGATCGCGTCACGGCCGAATTCGCGATCATTGTGAATTCGACAATCAAAGGACGCGGTCTGGGCAAGCTATTGATGAACAAGATGATCGACCATTGCCGCAGCCAGGGCATCGCCACAATCAAAGGTCAGGTCCTGGCGGAAAACAAACGTATGCTCGCCCTGGCAAACAGCCTGGACTTCGAAAAACATGCAACGGAGGAAAGTGGCATCTGGTCTGTGGAGCTGCACCTGAAGACGGAAGAATAG
- a CDS encoding helix-turn-helix domain-containing protein, with protein sequence MDHDTLGSRIEQARIAKGYTISQLSRRMAVKPSTLKNWESDRSEPRANKLSMLVGVLGISTRWLLEGGVDHPSIDDTMTETSHIAQKVEQALGMQQRLSQLLYEIEADVARLQRDLNETADSTL encoded by the coding sequence ATGGACCACGACACATTGGGCAGCCGCATCGAACAGGCACGAATTGCAAAGGGTTATACGATCTCCCAATTGTCCCGCCGCATGGCCGTCAAACCGTCGACCCTGAAAAACTGGGAAAGCGACCGCAGCGAACCGCGCGCGAACAAGTTGAGCATGCTGGTCGGCGTGCTGGGTATCTCCACCCGCTGGCTTCTGGAAGGTGGCGTGGACCATCCGTCCATCGATGACACCATGACCGAAACAAGCCATATCGCCCAAAAGGTCGAGCAGGCTTTGGGGATGCAGCAACGCCTGTCCCAATTGCTCTATGAAATCGAGGCGGATGTCGCCCGGCTCCAACGCGACCTGAACGAGACTGCCGATTCTACGCTGTAA
- a CDS encoding GntR family transcriptional regulator: MPNNVTPRQRRSKAQERFDRIYGEIRDRICLLDYQPGERLSEDELAEDFDVSRTPIRSVLNRLEVEGLVQSRHGVGTFVTDVDFKALEEVYKFRMALAEQIGLLDPRPRTRRDIERLRTCLRHCDTLVSAPDPKGFARLNLDVFNEVSDLIGNKPLREVTIRLHLLTTRIWLTTVPVEELPAEIARFRGEISDLLTAMELGDYVSVGLLWRSHVSMSFFRLRRYEEQKQIDQPIDN, from the coding sequence ATGCCAAATAACGTCACGCCAAGACAGCGCCGCAGCAAAGCCCAGGAAAGGTTCGATAGAATCTATGGCGAAATTCGCGACCGGATCTGCCTGCTGGACTATCAGCCGGGCGAACGCCTGTCGGAAGACGAACTGGCGGAGGATTTTGACGTCAGCCGTACACCAATCCGCAGTGTCCTGAACCGCCTGGAAGTCGAAGGACTTGTCCAAAGCCGCCATGGCGTCGGCACCTTTGTCACCGATGTGGATTTCAAGGCTCTGGAAGAAGTGTACAAATTCAGGATGGCGCTGGCCGAACAGATCGGCCTGCTGGACCCACGCCCGCGTACGCGCCGGGATATTGAACGCCTGCGAACCTGCCTTCGCCATTGCGACACACTTGTCAGCGCGCCCGACCCGAAAGGCTTTGCCCGGTTGAACCTGGATGTCTTCAACGAGGTCTCCGACCTGATCGGAAACAAACCTTTACGCGAAGTCACGATACGACTTCACCTCCTGACGACCCGCATCTGGCTGACCACCGTTCCCGTCGAAGAACTACCCGCAGAAATTGCCCGATTCCGTGGCGAGATCTCCGACCTTCTGACGGCCATGGAACTGGGTGACTATGTCAGCGTCGGGCTATTGTGGCGCAGCCATGTCTCGATGAGTTTCTTCCGCCTGAGACGCTACGAAGAACAAAAACAAATCGATCAACCAATTGATAATTAA
- the eutB gene encoding hydroxyectoine utilization dehydratase EutB → MITLQSVFSARERIRDVAVQTPLTPAHSLSVNGRDVRLKLETTQPIGAFKIRGAANAIACLNDKERAAGVVCTSTGNHGRAVAYAAARMGIKATICMSCLVPQNKLDAIAALGAEISIIGNSQDEAQLEVNRLVAEEGMTEVPPFDHADVVAGQGTIALEVMEQFPQVDTFLVPLSGGGLLAGIAIAAKAINPDIRIIGISMERGAAMAASLKAGKPVEVREEETLADSLGGGINLNNAHTFEPVRRLVDDVVLLSEAQIAYAMGHLFWKEGWVTEGAGAVGAAVLLDELSDKMGGNVAVILSGKNVDMTVFHRVVSDWEERNA, encoded by the coding sequence ATGATTACCTTGCAGTCTGTTTTTTCGGCGCGGGAACGCATTCGGGATGTCGCGGTTCAAACACCGCTGACGCCGGCGCATAGTCTTTCAGTGAATGGACGGGATGTTCGGCTCAAGCTGGAGACGACCCAGCCGATCGGCGCCTTTAAAATTCGCGGCGCAGCGAATGCAATCGCCTGTCTTAATGATAAAGAGCGCGCCGCCGGGGTTGTCTGTACCTCCACGGGTAATCATGGACGTGCCGTTGCCTATGCCGCCGCCCGGATGGGGATCAAGGCAACCATTTGCATGTCTTGTCTGGTGCCCCAGAACAAACTGGATGCGATTGCGGCGCTGGGCGCGGAAATTTCCATTATCGGTAACAGCCAGGACGAAGCGCAATTAGAGGTCAATCGCCTCGTGGCCGAAGAAGGTATGACGGAAGTCCCGCCCTTCGACCATGCCGATGTGGTGGCCGGGCAGGGCACGATTGCCCTGGAAGTTATGGAGCAATTTCCTCAGGTCGACACCTTTCTGGTGCCGTTGTCGGGCGGTGGATTGCTGGCGGGGATCGCGATTGCGGCCAAGGCGATCAATCCGGATATCCGGATCATTGGCATTTCGATGGAACGCGGCGCGGCGATGGCGGCCAGCCTGAAGGCCGGAAAGCCCGTGGAAGTACGGGAAGAGGAAACGCTGGCAGACTCGCTTGGCGGCGGCATCAACCTGAACAACGCCCATACATTTGAGCCGGTTCGCCGCCTTGTCGATGATGTGGTCCTGTTGAGCGAGGCGCAGATTGCCTATGCCATGGGGCATCTCTTCTGGAAGGAAGGCTGGGTCACCGAAGGGGCAGGGGCCGTGGGCGCCGCCGTCCTGCTGGACGAATTAAGTGATAAGATGGGTGGGAATGTTGCCGTCATCCTCTCGGGCAAGAATGTGGATATGACCGTCTTTCACCGGGTGGTATCGGATTGGGAGGAGCGCAATGCCTGA